The DNA window CTTTTTaaacctttttattatttttattttttctctttactTTGTTTTTTAGCTATTTTCAGCGActactaaacaaaataaaaattaacccaGGACAGGAGGATCTCTCAGCTactttttctctcaaaatttctCCAATTAGCTctgtaattttctattttgtttctctttattttagattttttttggtCCGTGTTAATCTTCGTTGAAGGCGATCTAGCTTtgatttgaatttcatttttttttcttttttccttttaagatacttttttgtttgttttagggtttaggcGATGGCTTCAAAGCGGATCTTGAAGGAGCTCAAGGATCTACAGAAAGATCCTCCTACCTCTTGCAGTGCAGGttcaatttcttctttcttttctcttttttctagCATCAATTTCTTTACTTCTTGTTGTTTATTCTTTTCATccttttttagttttgttttcatGAAACTTcacttcttttttaattttttttaaatcatgacatgagataattatttatgtatatgaTGGATCTATAGTTTTTATTAGGGATATGATGTTGATCATGATGATTCCATTGATTAAAGTTTTAGATTCACATCATTGGATTCTGTTTCATTCTAAATTGTTAATGGTTTCCTTTTGGTGCCTATTGATTGttattcattttcatgttattaTAGGTTAATTTGTGAGGAAATGATCATGTTTTGGAgaagaaacttttttttttaaatattgcatATCAGAGCTTATTTTTGTATCATTAATTCAGTTAAATGTTACTTGCTGTTTTGGTTTTTGCATCTAGCTGATGTTTTACTTCATTTTACCATTGAAATAAGGCCCTGTTGCTGAAGACATGTTTCATTGGCAAGCGACTCTTATGGGTCCACCTGACAGTCCATATGCCGGTGGAGTGTTTCTAGTCACCATTCATTTCCCTCCGGACTATCCATTTAAGCCACCCAAGGCACTTAATCTTATTCCTTAGCCTTCTATTTTACGTTATTTCTGGCTTAACTGAATATTGTGTATGTCTACTTTTCTTGACTGTGTATATAACTGTAACTGACTTTCTTTTACGTTTTAgaaacatgccattttatgtgtcTAGAGACAAAATTGCATATCCCTCTATATACTGCATCAAGTTCTTTTTCCATGCAAGTCTTGTATATGTGACTCTTCTTTTAATTGACCGATGTTCCTACATCCCCCATTCTACGTTTCAACCTTTGGAGGGATATGTATGAGCATAAATGTTTTAAAGCCTTCATGTTATTTAGCTAATTCCTTACTGTAAATACTCTGTGACCATGGTGTCTTTACAGGGTAAATGGCTTGTGCAAACATTGCTTGGCATTGAAATGAGTAAAAGCTAACTCTTTGTAGCTTTTGTTAGCTTATTCTGTTACACAATTATTTTCCTTTTGGCATGTATGCATGCACAGTGGTGCATGCATATGCATGCTAGGTGTCTAATGGTTTAGTTTATATGTGAAAGGCTATTATTAGGTGGTTTTCAGTGCCAAAGTTTACATGATCTATTGTTATTTTTAACTTTTGTAAACAGTCTCAGGTAAGCCTTCTCTGTTACATGCAGATAGATGTTTCATTATGGCTCCTCACATTTACTATATACTTTTGTTTAAACAAAGCTACTGTGCATGGACACCATaggaatatttataattttatccaaCAATGATGTCGCTCAAATAATTTAAGATAGAATACATGAAATTTTTTTAGAGAAATATATTTGTATGCTATTGATACTGGCTTGTCAATCCTGAGCTAGACTCATGCTAATTCTCGTAATTACATGGTGATGTTATTTCATACTCTTTTTCCGCCTTAATGGCCTTCTAACATACTCGTTTAGCAGCTGATTCATGACTAGCAAGTTTCTCATTTAGTTTTGTTTGGttatctttttttcttcttttgtacttattatttttattattatattttccccTTGAATTCAGGTTGCATTCAGGACAAAGGTCTTTCACCCTAATATTAACAGCAATGGCAGCATTTGCCTCGATATTTTGAAGGAGCAGTGGAGCCCTGCCCTCACCATATCCAAGGTTATTGTTCAACATGTATTGAAGCATATACATATcttaatttgaataataatacaTTTCTCTGTTATGTCATCTATTAGCAATTCTTCATGAAACCATTAAAAAATTGCACTGGTTTAAAAATGAACGTTAGAGCAACCCTAGCATTTCATCTACTGCCCAAGTAGTTTGCTTTGCATCATGTATCTTTTGGTTGCTTTGGTTTTACTGGTATTTGAAGTGTGGGGAATGTGTTCTTATTTGTATTTTGATTCTAGGTATTGCTCTCAATCTGCTCACTTTTGACGGACCCAAATCCCGATGATCCCTTGGTGCCAGAGATTGCCCACATGTACAAGACCGACAGGGCTAAGTACGAGACAACTGCTCGGAGCTGGACCCAGAAGTATGCTATGGGTTAGTGTGCTAATATGCATATAATAGGAGGGCTTTATTCTATGTGGCTTTGATCTTCAATTTAATATGTACGAATCAATGAAACAGTATGTGTGATCTGTCTCTCCAACTTATGTACTGGACCAAGCCCTCCTTAAAACACATTCGTTGCCTTAATTGTTTGTATGGAAATTATGTTTCAAGCTTTGAAAGTCCCCACTTTTCTAATAACCCCCCCTGTTTTCAATCTtctggaaaaaagaaaaaaaaaaagctgaTCAGATCAGCTGCTAAACTCCGACTTCAACTCCGTCGTGTTACAGTTAACAGCAATCTGTAAGGTGTTGTTTGTTACTGTCTTCTTGAGTTTCACAATTCTAGCTCACGTTGTGAGATTCTGATTAAAAATGTCCTTTGGATATGGTGCAAAGAAGTAAATAGAGTTTGAAAAGGTAAAAGCGTATAGACTTTTGTACTAGGAGTTGGATTAAGTTTTGTCCTTTGTATTAAAAAAGAGGCAATTTAGTTCTTGGTAGTTAGATCAAGAgtaaattgatttttgtttttaaaaattttcattcatttttacagTTAATAACGAAATAATCAGATTGTGACGCATGGCACTTCACATGTACCTTATGTTGAGATATATGAACCACTTTGTAATAGTAAAAATGAATGGAATTTTTAGACTCTAGTAAAAGGGTCGACAAGTATCTTATTAaatgtatagtaaaatattaaaataataattattttaaaaaaacttgtgataatttttttaagttgttAGTGTACTAAATATTAACACTTTATTTGTTCTTTgcaatttgtttctttttctgtttGTGGAGAACTAGTTGCTCTTAGTATTTGAGGTATTTGAGTAAATCATTACAAATGAGGTGGAAAtcttttatttatagttgagtacAGTTTATATTATATCAACGGTTAATATCAAAGTTTATCTATCTTATTTATTGGGACTTATAATATTCACTATTATAACTCGAATTTTATTGAAGTGTTTCACTAAGCCATCAATGTTTCAAATAAACTAGTTTATTCCACAAATTGAGTCAATTTGAGTAGATCAAATGAGTCTCATTAATCAATTGACCTTCATGAGATGTTTTGTATGTGTTCATCACGAACTTCGATTTTTGGCCCATGACGCTAGAACATACttcctttttctatttatatttaagaAGTTACATTAAATGAGCCAAAGTATACAACATTATAAGTGTATTCGAattcatattattcaattttttgcCACACgtctattttattaaatatacatctataatgatattaattaaatttaaactcaatttatataatatagtCAAGCTATTATGATTAAACTGAATCTGTTTTGTAATACATGTAACACATTCTTATTATTTTCAcctcgaaaaagaaaaagaaaaccatcATGCTTTAATGTTAGGGTTGAACACGAAAGTTGGAATAATTGAAAATATCGACATGTTTAAACGAATTAtggaatataaataaaaaaatcacgtTCACTTCAAttgaattgtattttttatttaatttataattatttttatttttatgaaaataaataaatatttatgtttaaaataatgaaaataattttaaaacactaaagaaaaaatatttttcaaaaagttaTTATATAATAGctattgattatttttaattaacttgaaattttaattttaaaaatatttataaaaatattaaaacttcaCTGAATAATGTTGAAAAGCTAttaaaataaatccaaaaatctAAAATTAGTAAAAGAAACAGACAAACAAACAGAGCCGAACGTGAACTCACCCTTCATTAATGGGCTCTAcaacatttcttcaaatttttattaaaaagatgaattgaacgttcaaaatttaattttattttgaaatacaaTTAATCCAAATGATTATTTTTAGCAGCATCACAGCTTTCCAGAATAAGCTAAATCCATTAGGATTTGAGAGACGAAAAATGGAAGATACAGCAGCAAAAAGAGAATTAGCAAATGATAGAAGATTAAAGAGACTAACaccaaagattaaaaaaaaattgacattatCAACGAATCCCAACAATTAATATCTAAACTCACAAAAAACAACCCTTTTAGGACTCAAATCGAGACCAACCAACCATTGTTTCACATAAATTGTtcaaatgcaaaaattaaaaaatcaaaatcaaaagctAAAACAGAAATCAGCAGCGTGGATGAGGTAAGTGAGCACCAACGCCACCAGCATCAACACGTACGCAATCCCTAAATCAATTGAGTTCCCTGTCGCgccccaaaaaaataataaaaattttcttaatcatttaaaatctaaaatggCATTTGATCTCGGAAGCCAGATCTAAAACGTCAgtaggaaattttttttaaagaaagaacTAACCGTCGCTTGTGGGAGCAGGGGCGGGAGCAGAAGACTGGGCATCAACAGCCGTGGCAAAAACAAGAGCTGCAAAAACAGCCATGAAACAAACCTTGGGAACTGCCATTCTTCCTTATAAGTGAACAAAtgctctctctctttctctgCGGTGTGCCTCAAATgttaagctttttttttctctctctcaaaGAGAAATGGCTGAGCAgtagaaagagagagaaacagAGAAGGAAATTTGATTCTTTTGACGATGTTGATAACGAATGGCCAGAGAGAGGGTTGAAGAACATGATTTTATAATATGAAtactttaattatataaaaataaaaaatagtaaattacatagttaaattattaataaatttatgtttttttattaaattattcgaAAACTTTCGTCACTgaacttaaaataaaaactttcgaatagtttaataaatattttgtaactttttaaagttgagtgaccaaaatataaatttattaatagtttagtgattttGGGTTTATTTACCCAGATTAAAAAAGAGACAATATATCATTTGATACTTGAGTTCAGTtttaatgctcaatttgatacttaaattttttgtcttaatttggtacttgagttcGACTTTAGTATTTAATTTGATACCTAGATCAAATGGCATCATCGGATCCAATTAATGTTTGGCACATATgctctaataaaaaaatatagatacttatttgggacaaaaaaaactcaaataccaaattaaatattgaaactaaATTGAAGTActtcacttgaaaaaaaaattaggcaCCAAAGTAACAAAAGAAACATTTAAGCTAAACTCAAGATTAGGAAAAAATAATACTTAGTTACTAAATTGAACATTAAAGCTATATTCAGATACTAAATAGTAgattaacccaaaataaaattaatttgagtGCAAATCATAATATTACGGTATAAATAAAAGAAGTAGAACTAGTCCAATGTCTCTTCCCATTTTTGTTTGTCTTTTTCTTTGGTGACAGTTTGTCACATTAGTTGGACCTATCTGCTTGCATATGGGAAGAATAATATATGATTATAGGTTAAAGTACCTAGAAGGTCCCTGTATTGTAGGCActagatcaaattagtccctctattattaaatatatcaatttagtctctatactgataaaaataattaaataagtccAATTTGTAACAAAAGCTAACATGTACTGGATAAAAAATGTCCTGAATTTTTTCAATTGCAATTCAATTCCAAACATTTACAGAACcataaaaaaactttttaaatattaactaaaatacaGATCgacaaaaaaaatcagaaaaaaaaaacataatacttCTTATTAGTTTGTTCTGTcataataaaaaacatattaattaattataaaaatatataaatattatttaaaaataattaaataatttatattttatgaatagttaattgaatgaatattttgaCTTAACTCATTAATGAATCCATTTGAATctccttaaaaaaatattttaagataaaaaaaatatctttttccatttttttttaagaCAAAACAGGCCCTTAGCCGAACAAGTAGTATATTACAATAAAGAATCCGACCCCTTAATTTTTGTCAAGTTGTATTTTAGGCCCTAAAAAAgttgttaaaagaaaataatataatattttaatccttataatcaatatttttttaaataattatgtttgccatcaaaagtttttaatttgactctttttctttatatagaatttgtctatttttatgataaatttgataatatttttagtttaaatcTTATTAATTCTACTagcttaatatatttattatgtttccagttaattaataaatatatttatattaactatagtattaattttttaatcttatgCAATAACGTTCTAATATTTAATAAGATTTTAGCATTTCAATAAaaccttatattttattttatcgtaaaatatttttgtctttaatttaattattttgcctaatactaaatatatatattatgaaatctCGACGTGTGATTttacttgaaaatttgaaagtttcaTTTGATTTTACTTAAGTGTTAGTGGAAATTTTAAACTCACACCtaaaattatagtaaaatattaaaagatacatgtccaacttttaaaattatttgtagaATATAAAAGATACACTATCAATGTACTAAATACTCATCTAACGTGaaatattaatgataaatataatatttaaattttttatgcttTGGTTAAAGTTTGTATGACAACAATTTTATTAGCGCCACATAGTCGCACCGTTAACAATAGTTGATAGatatatcataatttttttagagTTTAGGAATTTTAGTTGGATTTAAGCATGACATTAACAAACTTTATATTTGCCTAAGCTCGTTGCGGTCCAATATACGAGGTTAATATTTTGCCTAAGCTCACCCATATTTGTAAATAGAGTTGTCCATAGGTCGAGCCACCCGACTTAGCTCGAATGCTTGCCTGAAAATGGGAGGGCTTAGACAAAAATATAGATCAGGGaaatgagtttgggcaaaaaataaaattcgtttagaaaatgggttggGCCTCCACTAAGGTGTTTTAGCTTGGGCCTAGCCTGCTACAACCTGAATTTGCAATAAAAAACCGTTGCTGTTTTCTCACTTTTTACCattgttttgctaccatttcattATGATGTTGCTACTCTTTTGTTGTtaatgtttgaatattatataacacttattttattgttaatcttGCTACTATTTTAGATGTATTTGCTTGTTAGGTTGCacttatcttaatgttatttaagtatatagacttttttaaatttattttcaatttgttagaaaatatttattttaatatttttagtatagttggtgtattatattttttagattttttatataaagattaaaattttaaaaaaagtattacaAGCGGGTCGAATTGGGtttaaattttagcatttttatctgggTTGGGCTTGGGCAACAATTTAGACCTATTTTAGAGTCGAGCctaagcctaaaattttgttaggacTGAACCCAGCCCATGAACAATTCTATTTGTAAATAATTAGCTCAAGCCTGTTTTAAGTTGCCCATGTCgttcttttgaaaatattaaaaatatctatattattttaatttaatatttaatagggTGATCTACATCCAAGGTCACTCTAAAATAGGGTGTAATTTACTCTATTTAAtaattatagataattttatttgttaaactTTTATATACACGTggcttaatattttattagtatttacattatagtattatgtattattatagatttaattttatgtgttataaatacCTTCACAAAAATTATGTACTAAAAAttatctaatatataaaaataagataataaacattaaaaatgggcgGGATTGAACTTGAGCCCAACTGATGTTTTAAACCGTCCTAATTTTTTGTCTaaacccttttaaaatttaagaagacCTTCAGATTAAGATAAATAACTCAACTTATGAATAAATCTAattaaaacacaatttaaataatagaacttattttagattaaaataattTCGAAAAGTCATTTTTAAACACCAAACAATAACATGTTATGTTTTTctgatcaaatttaaactaataaaaatataaaaaataaggatcaaaattattattatatcaattagaaagtgtcaacaacaacaaaaacttATCCGTGaccaaatttaaccttcaattatttattattctctCTCCTAGAATTACAATTTACAACCCTAATTTTATTGTTCATTTGATTTGAAATATCTTTTCTTTCGTCTATCATCATCTTCCTCCTGCCATCGTCCCTGTTCTCTCtgcaaattagtttttttttccttctaatcTCAGTTCTCACCTGCCGCCGTTTCAAATCAGTTTTCTTTCTTCTCATCTCAGTTCTCACCCACCGCCGTGTCCGCTGGTTCTTTCCGGATCTGACTCGTATCCCGTGTCGGATCGTGAAGCATGGCATCCAAAGATGCTGACCCTTCGCTCGGGTATTTGACCCGTAAAGACACGGAGGTCAAACTCCCTCGACCGACCCGTGTCAAAAATAAAACTCCGGCACCAATCCAGATTACCGCCGAACAGATCCTCCGAGAAGCTCGAGAACGTCAAGAGGCGGAAATCCGGCCGCCTAAGCAAAAGATTACGGACCCAACTGAACTCGCCGACTATCGCCTCCGCAAACGCAAGGAGTTCGAAGACCTAATTCGCCGCGTTCGGTGGAACCAAAGTGTTTGGATCAAGTACGCCCAATGGGAAGAGTCTCAAAAGGACTTCAATCGAGCGAGGAGCGTGTGGGAGCGCGCTCTGGAAGTCGATTACCGGAACCACACATTGTGGTTGAAATACGCCGAAGTGGAGATGAAGAACAAGTTCATCAACCACGCGAGGAATGTTTGGGACCGTGCCGTTACGCTCCTCCCGCGCGTGGACCAGCTTTGGTACAAGTACATCCACATGGAAGAAATGTTAGGGAATGTCGCCGGAGCTCGCCAGATTTTCGAACGCTGGATGTCGTGGATGCCTGACCAACAAGGTTGGCTTTCCTACATCAAATTCGAGCTCCGTTACAACGAAGTCGAACGCGCCCGTGCAATTTACGAACGGTTCGTTCAGTGCCACCCCAAAGTCGGAGCTTGGATTAGATATGCCAAATTCGAGATGAAGAATGGGGAGATTGTACGGGCTAGGAATGTGTACGAACGTGCGGTGGAGAAGCTGGCGGATGAAGAAGATGCAGAGCAGTTATTCGTTGCATTCGCCGAATTTGAGGAACGGTGTAAGGAAACGGAACGAGCTCGGTGTATTTACAAGTTTGCTCTCGATCATATACCCAAAGGTAGTGCAGAGGATTTGTATAGAAAGTTTGTGGCTTTTGAGAAGCAATATGGAGATAAGGAAGGGATTGAGGATGCCATTGTGGGGAAGAGGAGGTTTCAGTATGAGGATGAAGTCAGGAAGAATCCATTGAATTATGATGCTTGGTTTGATTATATAAGGTTGGAAGAGAGTGTAGGCAGTAAGGGGAGGATTAGGGAGGTTTATGAGAGAGCTATTGCTAATGTTCCTCCAGCTGAGGAGAAGCGATATTGGCAGAGATATATTTACTTGTGGTGAGTTTTTGTGTGCCTAATGGTTGTATGCTTGGTTTAA is part of the Gossypium hirsutum isolate 1008001.06 chromosome D11, Gossypium_hirsutum_v2.1, whole genome shotgun sequence genome and encodes:
- the LOC107904473 gene encoding crooked neck-like protein 1, producing MASKDADPSLGYLTRKDTEVKLPRPTRVKNKTPAPIQITAEQILREARERQEAEIRPPKQKITDPTELADYRLRKRKEFEDLIRRVRWNQSVWIKYAQWEESQKDFNRARSVWERALEVDYRNHTLWLKYAEVEMKNKFINHARNVWDRAVTLLPRVDQLWYKYIHMEEMLGNVAGARQIFERWMSWMPDQQGWLSYIKFELRYNEVERARAIYERFVQCHPKVGAWIRYAKFEMKNGEIVRARNVYERAVEKLADEEDAEQLFVAFAEFEERCKETERARCIYKFALDHIPKGSAEDLYRKFVAFEKQYGDKEGIEDAIVGKRRFQYEDEVRKNPLNYDAWFDYIRLEESVGSKGRIREVYERAIANVPPAEEKRYWQRYIYLWINYALYEELDAGDMERTRDVYRECLKLIPHEKFSFAKIWLLAAQFEIRQLNLMGARQILGNAIGKAPKDKIFKKYIEIELQLGNIDRCRKLYEKYLEWAPENCYAWSKYAELERSLTETERARAIFELAITQPALDMPELLWKAYIDFEISEGEYERTRGLYERLLDRTKHLKVWISYANFEASAMEENDESSDLPQDGVEEYNHEAKKECVQRARRVFERAVNYYRTSAPELKEERAMLLEEWLKTESSFGELGDISIVQSKLPKKLKKRKQITSEDGGVTGYEEYFDYVFPEENQATNLKILEAAYKWKKQKITSDDE
- the LOC107904474 gene encoding ubiquitin-conjugating enzyme E2-17 kDa, with the protein product MASKRILKELKDLQKDPPTSCSAGPVAEDMFHWQATLMGPPDSPYAGGVFLVTIHFPPDYPFKPPKVAFRTKVFHPNINSNGSICLDILKEQWSPALTISKVLLSICSLLTDPNPDDPLVPEIAHMYKTDRAKYETTARSWTQKYAMG